The sequence acttttcaaatgcttcagacttatatttcattaaatataaatacccataccttgaataatcatcagtaaaggtaatgaagtaggtgtggccaaattgagtaccaattctaaatggaccacaaacatctgtatggatcaaatccaacagattttgactacgctcaggtttccccttgaatggagatttagtcatttttcctttcaggcaggattcacaagtaggtagagagttaatatcagacatatcaaacatgccctctcccactagcttgttcatcctccttgaggaaatatgacctagcctagcatgccaaagatttgccgggttttgactatcgtttttccttttatttgttgttaccggtttatcgacataattcattgaaacgtcttttaattttaagttatatagatcgttttcaagttgtccatttccaatcaaacattcattcttgtaaatattgcaaatctcattcacaaaattgcaagaataaccatctctatcaagcatagaaatagaaataatatttttgaccaaatccggaacatacaaaacatctctcaaaaataacttaaaattgttttgcaaaattaaataaatgtctcctatcgctttggcttcgactcttgaaccatttccgagtctcagttgggtctcacccatccttagcttatgacttcttgtcattacctgcaaatcattgcaaatgtgagatccacatccggtatccaatacccaagaagaagtattaagagaaacatttatttcaatgtaaaacatacccttttcagttcgcaactgatcgaggtattccttgcagttacgtttccaatgaccgggcttcttgcagtaatgacaaacgttttcatccttcttctcatatgaaaccttggccttccccttcttatttggtacactcttcttgggcggggcagaacgcttcttaccctttccacttggccccttcttcgagttagaagaggacccaaccaagagtaccggtttatccttttttagtgtggcttcatatgtgacaagcatattgaccatcttttcaagggtggcctctatatTGTTCATGTTGAatttcaccacaaaaccgtcatacgatgaaggaagtgaaaggAGTAACAAGTCCGagctgagttcatgctccaaagtcaagtcgagtgttaccaacttttcaatgagcccaatcatgcgcaccccatgcttacggacagaagtcccctctcgcatgcggcttgtcatgagctctctgacagtggcatacctctccgaccttgactgagctccaaatagCTCCTTGAGTgctttgtgaatgtcagcagcattcacggcatcctcaaatcgcctctggagttcatcagatatcgaagcctgcatgtagcatttggccttgatatcatggtcccaccataaatcaagtttggccaactcttccggacttgtattagccggggcttccttcgggggcggcttctctaacacgtagaaagccttttccgaagtgagaataatctttaacttacggaaccattccgtatagtttgcgccagtgagtttgttttgttcgagaattgcaaatagtggattacgcgaattcattgtaacgatatactgaaaaggaaacagacaataatcagtgattgtttaattaatttactaagacataaaatatggcgaattttaattttatgaattacactcccactattttaacgattttaccaccctctagtgaaaacgggaaactttttccttagtgagaacatggagtccaattgacaaatcatagtcccgaataatatcagccaaccataattttcaaaaggtagagcccaattacttccaaagtaaccccatgtatttacctcatgtccaataagggcccaataatatgacgccgtttattgtgacatgtcaagatgacccatcaatattaagttgtgatggacggtcgccatgtggatcccccaataatatgagccgatctcatgggagttccacccaacttacaacatttgtcgatccaatgtacagctttccgacgaacgggcccccccaataatatgagccggaccatatccgcgggtagcatctcatacattgatcgttgatggaaggtaggaaaatttaaacaatatttaaattcccttttattaatcttgatataaattttaaatcatatttaaaatgagggatttttaattttgaaaatttgtctcatcattcatttttatgtatgcttgtgggattcatacaatttgttctaaacatgcatacatcaataatatcatatattatttaaggatgatcgatcccattatctattcgacccgtggttgccaatcacgagtctaaatcCAATcataggtaatatgcaggtatgcaatgcaatcctattacattgagcttccaatttacatttcttcagtcttcattgtctgctgggcccaccatttcttcaaatctttgtctcccactaagtctaataaatttacaataaatttcgatgacaaatatgggatacatttgtaggggtgggaacgggccataaaccaggcccacttttattacatatgacaatcatattgggctataaaccaagcccattaataaacaccaacaacaataagacaaatgtaaattcctaacatacacctacaaaattggttatggcaatcgatcatcccattatccaattttaaattcaaaatttaaataattggataaacatgctgtggcatcataatttaaaagataaaatcatattttatcttatccatccataagatcacatcttatcatcaattgtaccaaaataatcaattttcaaaattcaatttaacggataaaatatttaaattttccaaaaattcaaatttatccaaaaatcaattttaaaaatttcggactcgaacaattcgatccgatgcctcgtgatcttatcaaaaacatttttcgatcggatcaaacactagaatttcaaaatttcaaaattttcaaaaatcaatttttaattttccgggctgcccgggacaatcccgggcagcccgtgcccttaccgggcgcgggctgggcagcccaCCGCTTcccattgggcagcgacgatcgctgcccttgggcagcgatccaatcgctgccctttttttcttgcccgtcagaaaaataaaatttttgatttttttaaaaatattttttgtttcaaaaacccgaggccaaaaatttttgtacaatcgattaatttaatcgtttgatctaagcaacctggctttgataccactgttggaaaatcgtgttcagatcaattgaatcgatatccggtgcagcgaaagtttaaaaattttatttttctttgatatgaaacaatttcatatcatgggtatcaaaacgtttaacgattaaatcacacaagtaaaataaataataattaattaaatattttacctccaatctcgaagagagattatggacaccaacagaatttaatctgctcttcttgtatatcccgggaaccgatggcgtcacgatcaatcaccgaaataaggtccacgaacagaaaacagaaaccctctgattgactgcactagaaatcaatcagaagttttgcgtagagaataaacaaatatgatctgttaattcagaattgtaatttttcacaaaaatcacaagtctgaattttctccgggagggacaaggatttcgaaaaacccttagaatatttagagtgtaatttcgaaaattataagacaaaaagtgtttgattttcgaacccaacacctctatttatagataatttctagttataattgtatcaggactctaactccttaaagcccacaatccataacttaagtccaacaagccaagcccgttgttatagaaattaatataaaattcatcctgactccgattgataaactgatatcaccaatgtgcacagaaaccatttctgcatcttttagagtcaagataatttttctgaatccgaattcagtgatttccaaaaatgcccatcactatgtcattttaggaaattccactccctttagttgagaattccaatttctctttcattaaatttaactctttaaatttaactatctctacggggttttagtaatccattacttgtgtaaccctcaatggttcaggaatacagctagtcgtgggctcacaactccttgtgactcggaacaacaattttcgacttacccaacgaatcatggtaagagcgtctagcaacatcgccccatgattccctaggtattactgatagtgcctgcaagaaccattagattttggttagcgtacagtacggtcccttcaaccaaatatcccgatcgaatcaacaaccattggtgcatcgagagtcgttcgagattcgataactatgcacaacatcttggagatctattagtgacatcgcatgtgttactaggataaccattaacctaaaacacatcatgtactctggccagagattcgtcacactaatatctcctcagatcgcataggatatccacactcgcaagtatgtggtgaatccttgacaacaaagcatcgactcctatatgcgtcgtaactgtacccaatcccgacacctgatgacccccaaagagtcggtaaacgagtcaaagcacagtactagcatatagagtcttaatgatgtttcaagtaataaggactaatggtgtacaaccaaaaacgcggactttatccactcgataagtgataaccacttggaaagtccgaatagggtagttcgatcattcatcatatgaatatccatttgcatgcttcgaacatctctatgttccctaccaatgaaacgtggtactctgcatcgcaaatgctagtctcaaactcgagcgatccttatctttattttcggacggctcaatcgactaggaactgtttagaatatacagtgactataagatgtgtttcatgatagtcatccccatgtactaccacatcttacatacactatagtatattcaaggtctttatcaaaacaacaatagtatatcacaatataacaatatgaagaaagataaagtcattgccattaataaaatgtaaattatattaaacaaagattgtttacacaaagagtcataaaagcccttagccaaaaGTTGGCTATCCGCCCACGCCGTGCCGAGCCGAGCCGGCCGGTCGGACGGACGACGGCGATGGCGCGCGCGTGCGTGTGGCtaatggttcgaacctagcctagACTAGGTCCGCTCCCTTTAACAAACATGGGTACCCCTTGGGGCCCCAACCCATTGTCTAAACTTTGACATTATATAGTGCAATTTATTcccacattttatcaatgtgggACAATGAGCATAAAGCCTCATTCACCATCCATTTGTCCATaacaaattttccaacaatcccccataTGAATGTGATTTATGAGAATATGTATGCATATGCTAAAACAGAGTTTCTTACGAAAATTATTATATGGGGAGAGGtagcttgtggctttgaaccttccttagtgaaatactatcggatttactaggcTGTCTAGTGAacgtgatgtcttgaactattcAGCTGTtgatgtaaaccaagacaacagTATTCACACAATAATTTTTCTCACACTTTATTTGTTCTCATGGTTTTGTCCGTTTTGGCCCTGGACAAAATCTTGGATTCTTAAGTGTTTCGTTGAAGCGGCCCGTCTTCACACTTAAATAGGTGACCTCTTATTATATGAGTATCCTGCCATACCctatttcttaaaaaaatataggaatcattaaaagttttaaaacttAACCTTACTACTTGCACAGGTTGCACTTTTATCCTAGGAATGAGAAGAGAACGAAGTTCTAAGTGCACACGAACATTCATAACTTGATtttcccattgaaccaagatcttgggatctccaatcTACAAGGTTGGGTTTCTGCTATgaatattctttaattttgtaggttttaatctcattcctcttgataagcagtttacTTGATCTCTCCCTAAACCTTTTGTCAACGGATCAGCtaagttatcttttgattttacataatcaacTGCGATAACTCCATTTGAGATCAACTGCCTAATGGTATTATGTCTTCGACGTATGTGTCTtgacttaccattatacatactactttgtgcccTACCAATAGCCGACTGACTATCGCAATGTATCATAATTGCTGGCACTGGTTTCGTCCAACACGGAATATCTTCTAGAAAATTACGAAGCCATTCCGCTTCTTCTCCCGCTTTGTCTAAAGCTATGAATTCCGATTCCATTGTGGAACGAGCTATACACGTTTGTTTTGAGGATTTCCACAACACAGCTCCTCCACCGatggtgaacacatatccacttgtGGATTTAGAATCTTTTGTGTCAGatatccaatttgcatcacagTATCCTTCTAGTACGGAAGGATATGTTGCATAATGTAATCCATAGTCCATTGAAtactttaagtatttaaatactcTTTCCAACGCTTTCCAATGATCATTACTAGGATTACTTGTAAAtctactcaatttatttattgagtatgcAATATCAGGACGAGTACAATTTGTAATATACATTAGACTCCCAATTATCCTTGCATATTGCTGTTGAGATACGGGTTCACctcgatttttggataaatgtaAACTTAAATCCACGGGTGATTTTAACGGTGTGACGTCATATGCGTTGAATTTCCTAAGTACTTTCTCAATGTAATGAGATTGTGTTAGGATAATTCCTTCAGGCGCTTTTACAatcttaattcctaagataacGTCAGCTTCTCCCAtatctttcatatcaaaatgttttgTCAACATTTTCTTAGTTTTCATGATGATATCATGATTACTACCCATTATGAGCATGTCGTCTACATATagacaaacaattacatatgagTCATGTGTGCCTTttatataaacacatttatcacaCTCATTAATCTTGAATCCATTTGACATCATTGTTTTGTCAAACTTTTCGTGCCATTGTTTAGGAGCTTGTTTgagcccatacaatgatttaaTGAGTCGACACACTTTCTTTTCTTGACCGGGAGCAATGAATCCTTCAGGTTGtgccatatatatttcttcctctaactcaccatttaaaaaggccgttttaacatccatttgatgaatTTCGAGATTATTTAAAGCAGCAATTGCTATAAGTACTCGAATAGACGTTATTCTTGTAACAGGTGAATAAGTGTCGAAGAAATCCAACCCTTCTTTTTGTCTAAATCCTTTGGCCACTAaccttgctttgtatttttcaacagatccatcagcattgtattttctttttaggatccatttgcatcctaaaGTTTTGCTTCCCGGTGGGAGATCTACTAACTCCCAAGTATGATtttgcatgatggaatctatttcTCTTTTTATGGCCTCTTTCCAAAGCGGAGGGTCAGGACTAGATAACGCTTCGcttaaggtccttggatcattttctatagcataactaagaaaatcaggaccaaaagTTTTAGCTATTTTAGCTCTCTTACTACGCCTTGGTTCTTCGTTTTCATGAGTTTCCTCATTATTGGATTCATGAACTCTTTTCGAAgatctcttttcttttccttcgtTACAAGGAAAGACGTTCTCAAAAAATGCAGCATTCCTTGATTCAATAATGGTATTTTCATGTATATCAGGAATCACTGACTTGTGCACTAGGAATCTATATGCACTACTGTTGTTTGCATATCCAATGAAGATGCAATCTACAGTTTTAGGTCCAATCTTcacttgttttggctttggtatttctactttcgccaaacacccccacactttcaagtatttgtatGAGGGTTTATGTCCTTTCCACAATTCGTAAGgagtttcatttttatttttatgtggaATTTTGTTAAGAATATGATTTGCCGAAAGTATTGCTTCCCCCCACAAGTTTTGGGAAAGTCCAGAACTTATTAGCATGgcattcatcatttctttcagAGTACGGTTTTTTCTTTCCGCAACACCATTAGATTGTGGTGAATAAGGAGCagttgtttgatgaataatgccagattcattgcaaaattcttcaaatgGAGCAACATATTCACCTCCTCTATCACTACGAATTTTCTTGATTCTTTTGCCtaattgattttcaacttcattctTATAGGTCTTAAATGCTTCAAGAGCTTCATCTTTGCTTCTGAAAAGAAATACATAACAGAATCTTGTGCAACCATCTATGAATGTAATAAAGTAATTTTTCCCACCTCTAGTTTGCACAAACTTTAAATCACAAACATCAGTGTGAATTAGTTCTAGAGGTATTGTACTTCTTTCCACTGTGTGAAAAGGTACTTTAGTTAATTTAGCTTCAACACATATTTCACATTTGTAGTTTGAATCAATCTTAGTTCTTGGAATAAGATTTAATTTCCCAAGTTTTCTCAAagtgttgaagttaacatgtcctaatctagtatgccataaattagaacattcaACCAAGTAATTCAAAGCATTAACTTTATTACTTTCAAGATCACGAAGTACAGTCATTACATTCATTTTGAACAGTCCCTTTTCTATATATCCTTTTCCTAGGAACTGTCCATTTTTCATGATTACAACTTTGCCGGCTTCAAACACTATTCTAAATCCGGCTTTGACCAGTCTAGACCCTGATACAAGATTCTTTCTTATGTCCGGAACATGGAGGACATCGATGAGAGTAAGCTCTTTTCCCGAATTCATCTTGATCACCACTTTGCCTAATCCAACGATCTTAGAAGTCGCATTGTTACCCATATAGAGCTCTCGTCCACTTATAGGAGTATACTTCGAGAATAGATCCTTGTCAGCACAGACATGTCGCGTAGCTCCAGTGTCGATAAACCATTCTTTGGGATGATCAACCATGTTAGCCTCAAAGATCACTGCTGACAGATCTATCTCGGACAAATCAATAGGCACAGATTTGTGTTGGACCACATTTGCCCGGTATTGATTGTCCTTCTTCGGTAAGCGACAATCCTTGGTCTTGTGGTTCTTCTTCCCACAGTTCCAACATGTTCCTTTCCATTTCTTGTTCTTCCCTTGCTTCATATCTTTCCCAAAATGCTTTCTTTTCTTCATAGCGTTTGGCTCCACCAAATTTGCCTTCGCTTCCATCGGTATCTTACCAGCTTTGTTCTCCGATTTGCGATTGTCTTCCTCAATTCGCAGCCTTACTATCAAGTCCTCGAGCCCCATTTCCTTGCGTTTATGCTTTAAATAATTCTTGAAGTCTTTCCATAAAGGAGGAAGCTTCTCGATTATAGCAGCAACTTGGAAGGACTCACTGATCATCATCCCTTCGGCCATTATATCATGGATGATGATTTGGAACTCTTGCACTTGGCTAATCACTGTCTTGGTATCAACCATTTTGAACTCAAGAAATTTTCCGACTACAAATTTCTTTGTGCCAGCATCCTCGGTCTTATACTTTTTCTCCAAGGATTCCCATAGTTCCTTAGCAGTCTTGGTTGCAGAATATACACTATACAGTGTATTGTCCAACCCATTCAGTATGTAGTTTCGGCACAAGAAGTCGCTGTGACACCATGCATTGAAAGAAGACCTTGTTTGTGTGTCAGCATCCGGTACCGGAACAGCAACGACTTCCTTCAGAAACCTCGCAAGATGAAGTGTTGTGAGGTAAAACAACATCTTCTGCTGCCATGTTTTGAAGTCAGTACCGGAGAACTTCTCAGGTTTCTCGGCATGGGCAGTAGAAGCAGGGGCCGTAGGTGGCGGCGGCGTAACATATGGTGGTGGCGTAACAGGGGGCGGTGGTGGGGGCGTAATACTGGCAGATGGATCAGTAGCCATGAAACGAAAATTTTGTCTTAAACTTGTAGCGACAAATTTCACCACTTGCAACCACACGATCAAAACAGCGAGCCaagagtttaactctttttCTTTAAGACAAAATTTGCCCCGCCTAGGTGCTAACGGGATTGTGCAAAGTGtctcccaagatagaacgctTTACAACTTTGAGTAGCAGCACTGCAAACCCAAAGAACTTCGAACACAAAGTGCTTTAAAGAAAATCTTTTATGAAGTCTCAATGCAAGACAAGAGAAGAAAGAAtgagtgaattggtgagttcGAATGAATGCAGGGGCTAtctatttatagacgttggAAGGCTGCCTCGGACGGTTGCACCCCTTCGATGCATGCATGGCCGAAAAGTGGTTCGAGCTGAAGAGATGCACCTATTCAaaagcaaaataaaatatttaattaatttttgtccaAAAAAGTTATATTCATGTCAAAGCCAGCCCAGCCCAGCCCACGCCGAGCCGGCCGAATGGCGGCGCGCGCGCGTGTGGCtaatggttcgaacctagcctagACTAGGTCCGATCCCTTTAACAAACATGGGTACCCCTTGGGGCCCCAACCCATTGTCTAAACTTTGACATTATATAGTGAAATTTATTcccacattttatcaatgtgggACAATGAGCATAAAGCCTCATTCACCATCCATTTGTCCATAACAAATTTTCCAACAAGTGCCAAGAAGAGAAAGGTGATCTATGAAACATATCAACACTACGAGAAAATGAAGATGGCGCGTGGTGAATTTGATGTTGCTGATTTTGTGATTGACATACATCTTCGGCTAAGCAAAGAGAATTTAGTTGGTGACAGAAGGGATTTTGTTTACCTTGATGAAGTGCAAGACCTTAGTATGAGTCAAATTGCTCTTTTCAGACATATCTGCAAAAATGTTGATGAAGGATTTGTCTTTTCTGGTGATACAGCACAAACAATTGCCAGGGGAATTGACTTTACGTTTGAAGATATCCGATCTTTGTTTTACAATGAATTTGTCATGAAATCCGAAAATTCGTCATACGCGAGAATAGAGGGGAAAGGCCTTCTGTCAGATGTTTTTAGAATGTGCCAGAATTTTCGTACTCATGCTGGAGTTCTTAGATTAGCGCAGATTGTCATTGATCTTCTCTATCATTTTTTCCCACTATCTGTTGATGCATTGGCTCCTGAGACTACTTGTTTATATGGTGAACCACCTGTTGTACTAGAGCCTGGCAGCAATGAAAACTCACttattataatttttggacGCGCGCAGCGGAAGTGGGAGTGAGAAACAAGTAGGTTTTGGTGCTGAGCAAGTCATATTAGTTCGCGATGATTCAGCAAGAAAGGAATTTCTAAATATATTGGTCGTCGGGCTCTTATTCTCACTATAGTGGAGTGCAAGGGCCTTGAATTTCAGGTAATCCTGATGATTATATGTGAATTCCATGACTTTTTCTTTGGATATTGTAGTCCTTACATTCAGcatcttttctttgatttttctgTCCAAAACAAGGGAATCCGTGGTATGGTGTTGGTAAGGTGGATACAATCAAGATCTTTGTCAATAATTGTCTTTCATGCAACTCACATCCATTTCATTTCTAgtttattttattccttaatttTGAATGCTAGGATGTGCTGCTATACAACGTTTTTAGCTCTTCACCTCTAAGCACTCCATGGAGAGTATTGTACGAGTTCTTAAAGCAAAAATATATGTTTGATCCACTTGCTAGCGCAGAAGCGCTTCTGCCCTAGACTAGACTTGTGTTGGAGCGCAACTACGCTAGTTATGtagcatttaatttttttttaaaaaaaatgtgtttCAGATTTCAAAGTTGCTGGTCGTGTTGTAGTCGAGCCCCGGGGTCCCACAGTACCACTCGGTTTTATCAACAATGGTTAGGAAAAGTTAATTAGCTTTTAacataaaatatgaatttaagtgCTATGAGAAGTTAAAGATAAAATTTGACACAAGAGAGCTCTTAATATGAAAATCTGAAATAAACACTGATTcaccaaaaaaaacaaaacaaaatatagCCGAGAATTTTAGGCAAATATACCCTAGATTATTTACCTTAGCCTCTTAAGTAAATAGGTACAAACAGTTATCTTACATCAAAATAACTTGAGGAAATTAcatacaaatctcaaaatttagATCGTTGAACACACTTTTAATATTTTCGGAAATGTATAATTTACATCTTATGTGTGTGAATACATAAAAATTGTCattagattaataaaaaaatattttcacgcTTAAAATACAATACTGACGTTATAAAATGATCAAAGAAATAAGATTAACACACGACAACTTGAATttaatagaaaaaaataataacttgattttaatagaaaaaaaataatatgattTATATTCATTTGTACTGATTATTTTATGAATTGTACGCATgatagaaaatttattttgtataCAAGAAATAGTTTAGAATTACATTAATATTTTTGCAAGACGCATGAGCATCtttacaaacaaaaaaaaattgagaggagaTTAAAATCCTACTTATTACTCGGAAGGATTTATTTgctattttgagatttaaaaagGGGCAATATGCATTTTACCCAAATTAACTTTGGAAGTTCATATCTACACATAACTTCAAACAAATCTTGGAAATTTTTTacaaaacaaattcaagaaacccaAATACTTGCCAGCAACAACAGAATGATACTTCCCCATACAtgactctttttttctttctgt comes from Henckelia pumila isolate YLH828 chromosome 4, ASM3356847v2, whole genome shotgun sequence and encodes:
- the LOC140861113 gene encoding uncharacterized protein, which codes for MATDPSASITPPPPPPVTPPPYVTPPPPTAPASTAHAEKPEKFSGTDFKTWQQKMLFYLTTLHLARFLKEVVAVPVPDADTQTRSSFNAWCHSDFLCRNYILNGLDNTLYSVYSATKTAKELWESLEKKYKTEDAGTKKFVVGKFLEFKMVDTKTVISQVQEFQIIIHDIMAEGMMISESFQVAAIIEKLPPLWKDFKNYLKHKRKEMGLEDLIVRLRIEEDNRKSENKAGKIPMEAKANLVEPNAMKKRKHFGKDMKQGKNKKWKGTCWNCGKKNHKTKDCRLPKKDNQYRANVVQHKSVPIDLSEIDLSAVIFEANMVDHPKEWFIDTGATRHVCADKDLFSKYTPISGRELYMGNNATSKIVGLGKVVIKMNSGKELTLIDVLHVPDIRKNLVSGSRLVKAGFRIVFEAGKVVIMKNGQFLGKGYIEKGLFKMNVMTVLRDLERHVNFNTLRKLGKLNLIPRTKIDSNYKCEICVEAKLTKVPFHTVERSTIPLELIHTDVCDLKSKDEALEAFKTYKNEVENQLGKRIKKIRSDRGGEYVAPFEEFCNESGIIHQTTAPYSPQSNGVAERKNRTLKEMMNAMLINDMLIMGSNHDIIMKTKKMLTKHFDMKDMGEADVILGIKIVKAPEGIILTQSHYIEKVLRKFNAYDVTPLKSPVDLSLHLSKNRGEPVSQQQYARIIGSLMYITNCTRPDIAYSINKLSRFTSNPSNDHWKALERVFKYLKYSMDYGLHYATYPSVLEGYCDANWISDTKDSKSTSGYVFTIGGGAVLWKSSKQTCIARSTMESEFIALDKAGEEAEWLRNFLEDIPCWTKPVPAIMIHCDSQSAIGRAQSSMYNGKSRHIRRRHNTIRQLISNGVIAVDYVKSKDNLADPLTKGLGRDQDKSATCASSKVKF